One genomic region from bacterium encodes:
- a CDS encoding FkbM family methyltransferase, which produces MADQCAKVTLAFDNNDYYMYRNGESMVVGRLAGTLWSGCRPVVFDAGANDGEWSLMVLATKRGIDLHVFEIVPDTYRILQRNLREYLDGGAGIVLNEIGLCSDEREIEVWSSYGSNSAGVMPHPDARDNACITARVTTGDAYLAASGVEKIDYLKIDVEGAGYNVLRGFAGALAGGRIAMLQFEYGPYATALETLRPGNFPAVAPGIENPFLR; this is translated from the coding sequence TTGGCGGATCAATGCGCGAAGGTCACCCTGGCCTTCGACAACAACGACTATTACATGTACCGCAACGGCGAGAGCATGGTCGTCGGCCGCCTGGCGGGGACCCTGTGGTCCGGATGCCGGCCCGTGGTGTTCGACGCCGGCGCCAACGACGGCGAGTGGTCGCTGATGGTCCTCGCGACGAAGCGAGGGATCGACCTGCACGTCTTCGAGATAGTTCCCGACACCTACCGGATTCTCCAGCGCAACCTGCGCGAATACCTCGACGGCGGGGCCGGCATCGTCCTCAACGAGATCGGGTTGTGCAGCGACGAGAGGGAGATCGAGGTCTGGTCGAGCTACGGGTCCAACTCGGCCGGTGTGATGCCGCATCCCGATGCGCGGGACAACGCATGCATCACGGCAAGAGTGACCACCGGCGACGCCTACCTCGCGGCCAGTGGCGTGGAAAAGATAGACTATCTCAAGATCGACGTCGAAGGCGCCGGGTACAACGTCCTGCGGGGTTTCGCGGGCGCCCTGGCCGGGGGCCGGATCGCCATGCTCCAGTTCGAGTACGGACCCTACGCCACGGCCCTGGAGACCCTGCGGCCGGGCAACTTCCCGGCCGTCGCGCCCGGCATCGAGAATCCTTTCCTGCGCTGA